The Trypanosoma brucei brucei TREU927 chromosome 9, whole genome shotgun sequence genome includes a window with the following:
- a CDS encoding variant surface glycoprotein (GPI-Anchor Signal predicted for Tb09.160.0110 by DGPI v2.04 with cleavage site probability 0.344 near 484), translating to MCAPCHYSKASIDCRGMTSKRAVSLLLLALASASSSSASHVAVKSELWKPQCELAKELRKTAGITISKLSAKLTAIDNLNKMSMRLLLFGQRTSPLDNQVTALALALAAQKKAAKIQSTVSDSVKTGLLATQYSGELAGGIVSAVHFLKHASDGAHYCLNSNGKKGDGRPAVDTTGCATLTATEVSTETGFNKGDINDDGFVKLTALTTTDGAGQTGTCGVFETASGSGSTTAGIQISAGAKVHLAFGAIEGTTSQQPTRPALNKFEGANLEAEQTFFGKAHKSLKALTLDTTENALEDPKAMLKQLATEAEAMEALYTVLSGASPNKKPTEFSAQNQQLKIRYFGADGEKTEKLWEQITAGKTIGAGEDPHKFSNLSEVSTADDLSKALFFYTAATLTATRELKSENSRLKETTAKAEKTQEQICNAIQNEKDCGNNENCKYDKDKTEGPKCILSDKGKKAAEKANQEPGGKDGKTTTNTTGSNSFVINKAPLLLAVFLL from the coding sequence ATGTGCGCCCCTTGCCATTATTCTAAAGCCTCAATAGACTGCCGTGGAATGACGTCAAAGCGTGCAGTCAGCTTACTATTACTGGCACTCGCAAGTGCGAGCAGCAGCTCAGCTTCCCATGTTGCTGTTAAGTCAGAGCTATGGAAGCCGCAGTGCGAGCTCGCCAAAGAGCTAAGGAAGACGGCTGGTATAACCATCTCAAAACTAAGCGCAAAGCTAACGGCCATCGACAACCTAAACAAGATGAGCATGCGACTTCTCCTATTCGGCCAACGAACTTCGCCTCTTGACAACCAGGTCACAGCCCTCGCGTTAGCACTGGCAGCtcaaaagaaagcagcaaaGATCCAATCAACCGTGTCGGACAGTGTGAAAACAGGATTACTTGCAACGCAGTACAGCGGCGAGTTAGCAGGCGGAATTGTGTCGGCTGTACATTTTCTAAAGCACGCGAGTGACGGCGCCCATTACTGCCTCAACAGcaacggaaaaaaaggagacggCAGACCCGCTGTGGACACCACAGGCTGTGCCACCCTAACAGCAACAGAGGTTTCAACCGAAACAGGGTTCAACAAAGGAGACATCAACGACGACGGTTTTGTGAAACTAACAGCCCTAACCACCACTGACGGCGCAGGGCAAACAGGGACATGCGGTGTGTTTGAAACCGCAAGCGGATCGGGGAGCACAACAGCCGGAATACAGATAAGCGCAGGGGCAAAAGTCCACCTGGCATTCGGAGCAATTGAAGGCACGACATCGCAGCAGCCCACTCGACCGGCGCTAAACAAGTTCGAAGGCGCAAACCTGGAAGCTGAACAAACATTCTTCGGAAAAGCCCACAAAAGCCTTAAAGCTCTAACTTTAGACACAACGGAAAATGCCCTGGAAGATCCAAAAGCCATGCTCAAACAACTAGCCACGGAAGCAGAAGCGATGGAAGCCCTGTACACGGTACTGAGCGGAGCTTCGCCCAACAAGAAGCCAACAGAGTTTTCAGCACAAAACCAGCAACTAAAAATCAGATACTTTGGCGCCGACGGCGAAAAAACTGAGAAACTATGGGAACAGATAACCGCTGGAAAAACTATAGGAGCCGGGGAGGACCCACACAAGTTCAGTAATCTAAGTGAAGTAAGCACAGCAGATGACCTTTCCAAGGCACTTTTTTTCTACACGGCCGCCACCCTAACAGCGACCCGCGAGCTcaaaagtgaaaatagtAGGCTGAAAGAAACCACCGCAAAAGCtgaaaaaacacaagaacaAATTTGCAATGCAatacaaaacgaaaaagattGCGGTAATAATGAAAACTGCAAATACGACAAAGACAAAACTGAAGGACCAAAATGCATATTAAGCGACAAGggcaaaaaagcagcagaaaaagcaaaccaagaaccaggagggaaagatggcaaaacaaccacaaacaccacaggaagcaattcttttgtcattaacaaggcccctcttttgcttgcagtttttcTACTATGa